Proteins from a single region of Haemorhous mexicanus isolate bHaeMex1 chromosome 4, bHaeMex1.pri, whole genome shotgun sequence:
- the PPP1R3B gene encoding protein phosphatase 1 regulatory subunit 3B isoform X2, producing the protein MHCTRVLDYFPHKQAMAVDVAMQLYLCSSPLRRDKCACKIAPKPSKPLRPCIQLSSKAALKGPEEAANSFTHSKTKKRVSFADSRGFALTMVKVFSEFEDPLDIPFNITELIDNIVGLTTVEKDSFVLDFVQPSVDYLDFRNRLQTDCVCLENCMLKEKSIVGTVKVKNLAFEKTVKIRMTFDTWKSFVDHPCQYVKDTYGGSDQDTFSFDISLPEGIQSHERVEFAISFECDGKVYWDNNRGTNYRVIRSELKSAQEAVRPPQAPDFGSAFDRFGSPRCSYGLFPEWPSYSGYEKLGPYY; encoded by the exons ATGCACTGCACCAG AGTGTTAGACTATTTCCCTCACAAGCAAGCAATGGCTGTGGACGTGGCGATGCAGCTGTACCTGTGCTCCTCACCCTTGCGAAGAGACAAGTGTGCCTGCAAAATTGCTCCAAAGCCCAGCAAGCCGCTGCGGCCCTGCATCCAGCTGAGCAGCAAGGCTGCGCTGAAGGGCCCAGAAGAGGCAGCAAACTCCTTCACACACAGCAAGACGAAGAAGAGGGTGTCCTTTGCAGATAGCAGAGGCTTCGCTCTGACCATGGTGAAGGTGTTCTCAGAGTTTGAAGATCCGCTAGATATTCCTTTCAACATCACAGAGCTGATAGACAACATCGTGGGCCTGACAACCGTGGAGAAGGACAGCTTTGTCCTGGATTTTGTCCAGCCCTCCGTAGACTACCTGGACTTCCGAAACCGCCTCCAGACAGACTGTGTCTGTCTGGAAAACTGCATGCTAAAGGAGAAATCTATTGTGGGAACAGTGAAGGTGAAGAACCTCGCTTTTGAAAAGACGGTGAAGATCCGGATGACGTTTGACACGTGGAAAAGCTTTGTAGATCACCCGTGCCAGTATGTCAAGGATACGTACGGGGGGTCGGATCAGGACACGTTTTCCTTTGACATCAGCTTGCCTGAGGGAATTCAATCGCACGAAAGAGTTGAGTTTGCCATTTCCTTTGAGTGCGATGGGAAGGTGTACTGGGACAACAACAGGGGCACAAATTACAGGGTCATACGGTCAGAACTGAAGTCTGCCCAGGAAGCTGTCCGTCCCCCACAGGCTCCTGACTTTGGCAGTGCATTTGACCGGTTTGGGAGCCCTCGGTGCTCCTATGGCCTCTTTCCTGAGTGGCCCAGTTATTCAGGCTACGAGAAGCTTGGGCCCTACTATTGA
- the PPP1R3B gene encoding protein phosphatase 1 regulatory subunit 3B isoform X1, whose translation MRSGGALLRPCHGCELWLCECCCKCARGHLSPGSEGGRAEASEGVRVLDYFPHKQAMAVDVAMQLYLCSSPLRRDKCACKIAPKPSKPLRPCIQLSSKAALKGPEEAANSFTHSKTKKRVSFADSRGFALTMVKVFSEFEDPLDIPFNITELIDNIVGLTTVEKDSFVLDFVQPSVDYLDFRNRLQTDCVCLENCMLKEKSIVGTVKVKNLAFEKTVKIRMTFDTWKSFVDHPCQYVKDTYGGSDQDTFSFDISLPEGIQSHERVEFAISFECDGKVYWDNNRGTNYRVIRSELKSAQEAVRPPQAPDFGSAFDRFGSPRCSYGLFPEWPSYSGYEKLGPYY comes from the exons ATGCGGAGCGGCGGAGCGCTGCTTCGGCCCTGTCACGGCTGCGAACTTTGGCTCTGCGAGTGCTGCTGCAAGTGTGCGAggggtcacctgtccccaggtagCGAGGGAGGCAGAGCGGAGGCATCCGAAGGGGTTCG AGTGTTAGACTATTTCCCTCACAAGCAAGCAATGGCTGTGGACGTGGCGATGCAGCTGTACCTGTGCTCCTCACCCTTGCGAAGAGACAAGTGTGCCTGCAAAATTGCTCCAAAGCCCAGCAAGCCGCTGCGGCCCTGCATCCAGCTGAGCAGCAAGGCTGCGCTGAAGGGCCCAGAAGAGGCAGCAAACTCCTTCACACACAGCAAGACGAAGAAGAGGGTGTCCTTTGCAGATAGCAGAGGCTTCGCTCTGACCATGGTGAAGGTGTTCTCAGAGTTTGAAGATCCGCTAGATATTCCTTTCAACATCACAGAGCTGATAGACAACATCGTGGGCCTGACAACCGTGGAGAAGGACAGCTTTGTCCTGGATTTTGTCCAGCCCTCCGTAGACTACCTGGACTTCCGAAACCGCCTCCAGACAGACTGTGTCTGTCTGGAAAACTGCATGCTAAAGGAGAAATCTATTGTGGGAACAGTGAAGGTGAAGAACCTCGCTTTTGAAAAGACGGTGAAGATCCGGATGACGTTTGACACGTGGAAAAGCTTTGTAGATCACCCGTGCCAGTATGTCAAGGATACGTACGGGGGGTCGGATCAGGACACGTTTTCCTTTGACATCAGCTTGCCTGAGGGAATTCAATCGCACGAAAGAGTTGAGTTTGCCATTTCCTTTGAGTGCGATGGGAAGGTGTACTGGGACAACAACAGGGGCACAAATTACAGGGTCATACGGTCAGAACTGAAGTCTGCCCAGGAAGCTGTCCGTCCCCCACAGGCTCCTGACTTTGGCAGTGCATTTGACCGGTTTGGGAGCCCTCGGTGCTCCTATGGCCTCTTTCCTGAGTGGCCCAGTTATTCAGGCTACGAGAAGCTTGGGCCCTACTATTGA
- the PPP1R3B gene encoding protein phosphatase 1 regulatory subunit 3B isoform X3, with the protein MAVDVAMQLYLCSSPLRRDKCACKIAPKPSKPLRPCIQLSSKAALKGPEEAANSFTHSKTKKRVSFADSRGFALTMVKVFSEFEDPLDIPFNITELIDNIVGLTTVEKDSFVLDFVQPSVDYLDFRNRLQTDCVCLENCMLKEKSIVGTVKVKNLAFEKTVKIRMTFDTWKSFVDHPCQYVKDTYGGSDQDTFSFDISLPEGIQSHERVEFAISFECDGKVYWDNNRGTNYRVIRSELKSAQEAVRPPQAPDFGSAFDRFGSPRCSYGLFPEWPSYSGYEKLGPYY; encoded by the coding sequence ATGGCTGTGGACGTGGCGATGCAGCTGTACCTGTGCTCCTCACCCTTGCGAAGAGACAAGTGTGCCTGCAAAATTGCTCCAAAGCCCAGCAAGCCGCTGCGGCCCTGCATCCAGCTGAGCAGCAAGGCTGCGCTGAAGGGCCCAGAAGAGGCAGCAAACTCCTTCACACACAGCAAGACGAAGAAGAGGGTGTCCTTTGCAGATAGCAGAGGCTTCGCTCTGACCATGGTGAAGGTGTTCTCAGAGTTTGAAGATCCGCTAGATATTCCTTTCAACATCACAGAGCTGATAGACAACATCGTGGGCCTGACAACCGTGGAGAAGGACAGCTTTGTCCTGGATTTTGTCCAGCCCTCCGTAGACTACCTGGACTTCCGAAACCGCCTCCAGACAGACTGTGTCTGTCTGGAAAACTGCATGCTAAAGGAGAAATCTATTGTGGGAACAGTGAAGGTGAAGAACCTCGCTTTTGAAAAGACGGTGAAGATCCGGATGACGTTTGACACGTGGAAAAGCTTTGTAGATCACCCGTGCCAGTATGTCAAGGATACGTACGGGGGGTCGGATCAGGACACGTTTTCCTTTGACATCAGCTTGCCTGAGGGAATTCAATCGCACGAAAGAGTTGAGTTTGCCATTTCCTTTGAGTGCGATGGGAAGGTGTACTGGGACAACAACAGGGGCACAAATTACAGGGTCATACGGTCAGAACTGAAGTCTGCCCAGGAAGCTGTCCGTCCCCCACAGGCTCCTGACTTTGGCAGTGCATTTGACCGGTTTGGGAGCCCTCGGTGCTCCTATGGCCTCTTTCCTGAGTGGCCCAGTTATTCAGGCTACGAGAAGCTTGGGCCCTACTATTGA